In the genome of Streptomyces racemochromogenes, one region contains:
- a CDS encoding beta-N-acetylglucosaminidase domain-containing protein yields the protein MQLRGRKRTTAAAVAVIGSLLGGAVASAPPRITASPGNSGSPRPDSGSVPVSAAGLGSAIDPGSDVPRAASEGPAVWPRPQSATADPGRELPVPAEAVLVLPVDVDPYAADVVRASLRAAGVRTLHERPPGAALPERALVVRLQGADAEEALLALGAAPAGDLPAGGYRLAVGRTGGRDTVALAGVGGDGLFHAAQTLRQLLAAGHGKVPGMLVRDWPIAPVRGITEGFYGQPWSREQRLAQLDFLGRTKQNRMLLAPGDDPYRTTAWREEYPRERQEEFRALAERARANHVVLGWAVSPGQSMCLASADDRAALLRKADAMWELGFRAFQVQFQDVSYTEWGCRADRVRYGTGPAAAAKAHAEVAGELAAHLAARHPGAAPLSLLPTEYFQDGATTYRTALAGALDPRVEVAWTGVGVVPRTITGRELAGARAALAHPLVTMDNYPVNDWDPGRIFLGPYAGRDPAVAGGSAGVLANAMAQGTLSRIPLFTAADYAWNPRGYRAGESWAAAVRDLSGPDPKTRAALAALAGNTASSGLKVEESAYLKPLVEEFWRARAVGDKAAGERLRAAFTVLREAPGRLDAPVAAEAGPWLERLSRYGAAGELAVDLLRAEARGDGAAAWRASRELAAAREALAEPGGVRVDGSVLDPFLARAAAESDAWTGAAREDGTVREEPGAYTVRLDSARPLAAVTVMTDPLAPGARGAAVEVHVPGEGWRRLGEAAVSGWTQADAQGVRADAVRLSWAGPAPVVHKVVPWFADGPRARFELADGGRADVEAGGGARTVTAQLSGLRPGEFRGPLTAAPPAGVQVRLPQDVVVPRGATVAVPVEVTVAAGTPSGEYAVPLSFDGEVRVLTVRAVPRTGGPDLLRGARATASGVEGPQFPASAAVDGSAATRWSSPAVDGAWWQAELAAPARVGLVTLHWQEAYPVRFRVETSADGVTWRPGAVVSSRGGVDAVRLDAPDTRLVRVTCERRATRFGCSLWSATAQAVAAP from the coding sequence GTGCAGCTCAGGGGCAGGAAGCGGACCACGGCCGCGGCCGTCGCGGTCATCGGGAGCCTGCTCGGCGGGGCCGTCGCCTCGGCTCCGCCGCGGATCACCGCCTCGCCGGGGAACTCGGGATCCCCGCGCCCCGACAGCGGGTCCGTCCCCGTCTCCGCGGCGGGACTCGGGTCGGCCATCGACCCGGGCTCCGACGTTCCCCGAGCCGCTTCCGAGGGGCCGGCCGTGTGGCCGCGGCCGCAGTCGGCCACCGCCGATCCGGGCCGGGAGCTGCCGGTGCCGGCGGAGGCCGTCCTGGTGCTGCCGGTGGACGTGGACCCGTACGCCGCCGACGTCGTACGCGCCTCCCTGCGCGCGGCCGGGGTGCGCACCCTGCACGAGCGGCCCCCGGGCGCGGCGCTGCCCGAACGGGCCCTCGTCGTACGGCTCCAGGGCGCGGACGCCGAGGAGGCCCTGCTGGCGCTGGGCGCGGCCCCGGCCGGTGACCTGCCGGCCGGCGGCTACCGGCTGGCGGTGGGCCGGACCGGCGGGCGGGACACGGTCGCGCTGGCCGGGGTGGGCGGGGACGGGCTGTTCCACGCCGCGCAGACGCTGCGCCAGCTGCTGGCGGCCGGGCACGGCAAGGTGCCGGGGATGCTGGTGCGGGACTGGCCGATCGCGCCCGTGCGCGGGATCACCGAGGGCTTCTACGGGCAGCCCTGGAGCCGGGAACAGCGGCTGGCGCAGCTGGACTTCCTGGGCCGCACCAAGCAGAACCGGATGCTGCTGGCGCCCGGCGACGACCCGTACCGCACCACGGCCTGGCGCGAGGAGTACCCGCGCGAACGGCAGGAGGAGTTCCGGGCGCTGGCGGAGCGGGCCCGCGCCAACCACGTCGTCCTCGGCTGGGCGGTGTCGCCGGGGCAGTCGATGTGCCTGGCGTCGGCGGACGACCGGGCGGCGCTGCTGCGCAAGGCCGACGCGATGTGGGAGCTGGGCTTCCGGGCGTTCCAGGTGCAGTTCCAGGACGTCAGCTACACCGAATGGGGCTGCCGGGCCGACCGGGTGCGGTACGGGACGGGCCCGGCGGCGGCGGCGAAGGCGCACGCGGAGGTGGCGGGCGAGCTGGCCGCGCACCTGGCGGCGCGGCATCCGGGGGCGGCCCCGCTGTCGCTGCTGCCGACGGAGTACTTCCAGGACGGCGCCACCACCTACCGGACGGCGCTGGCCGGGGCGCTGGACCCGCGCGTGGAGGTGGCCTGGACGGGCGTGGGCGTGGTGCCGCGCACCATCACGGGCAGGGAGCTGGCGGGGGCTCGGGCGGCGCTCGCGCACCCGCTGGTCACCATGGACAACTACCCGGTCAACGACTGGGACCCGGGCCGGATCTTCCTGGGGCCCTACGCCGGGCGGGATCCCGCGGTGGCGGGCGGTTCGGCGGGGGTGCTGGCCAACGCGATGGCGCAGGGCACCCTGTCGCGGATCCCGCTGTTCACGGCCGCGGACTACGCGTGGAACCCGCGCGGCTACCGGGCCGGGGAGTCGTGGGCGGCGGCGGTGCGGGACCTGTCCGGCCCGGACCCGAAGACGCGGGCCGCGCTGGCGGCGCTGGCCGGGAACACCGCCTCCTCGGGCCTGAAGGTGGAGGAGTCGGCCTACCTGAAGCCGCTGGTGGAGGAGTTCTGGCGGGCCCGTGCCGTCGGGGACAAGGCCGCCGGCGAGCGGCTGCGGGCGGCGTTCACGGTGCTGCGGGAGGCCCCCGGGCGCCTCGACGCACCGGTGGCGGCGGAGGCCGGGCCGTGGCTGGAGCGGCTCTCGCGGTACGGGGCGGCGGGCGAGCTGGCCGTCGACCTGCTGCGGGCCGAGGCCCGGGGCGACGGGGCGGCCGCCTGGCGGGCCTCGCGGGAACTGGCGGCGGCGCGGGAGGCGCTGGCGGAACCGGGCGGGGTGCGGGTGGACGGCTCCGTGCTGGACCCCTTCCTGGCGAGGGCGGCGGCGGAGTCGGACGCCTGGACGGGCGCGGCCCGCGAGGACGGCACCGTCCGGGAGGAGCCCGGCGCCTACACCGTCCGGCTGGACTCCGCGCGGCCGCTCGCCGCGGTCACGGTGATGACGGACCCGCTGGCGCCGGGCGCGCGGGGCGCGGCCGTGGAGGTGCACGTGCCGGGCGAGGGCTGGCGCCGGCTGGGCGAAGCGGCGGTGTCCGGCTGGACGCAGGCCGACGCGCAGGGAGTACGGGCGGACGCGGTCCGGCTGTCGTGGGCGGGGCCGGCGCCCGTGGTGCACAAGGTGGTCCCGTGGTTCGCGGACGGCCCGCGGGCCCGCTTCGAACTGGCCGACGGGGGCCGGGCCGACGTGGAGGCCGGGGGCGGCGCGCGCACGGTGACGGCGCAGCTGTCCGGGCTGCGCCCGGGGGAGTTCCGGGGCCCGCTGACGGCGGCCCCGCCGGCCGGGGTCCAGGTCCGGCTGCCGCAGGACGTGGTGGTGCCCCGGGGTGCGACGGTCGCCGTCCCGGTGGAGGTCACCGTCGCGGCGGGCACCCCGTCCGGGGAGTACGCGGTCCCGCTGTCCTTCGACGGGGAGGTGCGGGTGCTCACCGTCCGGGCGGTGCCGCGCACCGGCGGCCCGGACCTGCTGCGCGGGGCCCGCGCCACCGCCTCGGGGGTCGAGGGCCCGCAGTTCCCGGCGTCGGCGGCGGTGGACGGCTCCGCCGCGACGCGCTGGTCGTCCCCGGCGGTGGACGGCGCGTGGTGGCAGGCCGAACTGGCGGCGCCGGCGCGGGTGGGCCTGGTGACCCTGCACTGGCAGGAGGCGTACCCCGTGAGGTTCCGGGTGGAGACGTCGGCCGACGGCGTGACGTGGCGCCCGGGTGCGGTGGTGTCCTCCCGGGGCGGGGTGGACGCGGTCCGGCTGGACGCGCCGGACACGCGGCTCGTCCGCGTGACGTGCGAGCGGCGCGCGACGCGCTTCGGCTGCAGCCTGTGGTCCGCGACGGCCCAGGCGGTGGCGGCCCCCTGA
- a CDS encoding MarR family winged helix-turn-helix transcriptional regulator yields the protein MTEVKKDAQPDAVDAITTQWAAERPDLDTAPMAVFGRIYRIAKAVGDAVERAYNGYGISRGEFDVVATLRRAGAPYTLSPRQLAATLMLTTGGMTGRLDKLEKAGLLTRSPDPHDRRGLQVTLTDRGFALADEAVSAGLAVHRRALEGFDAEEVEQLTGMLRKLLADVSRGTLGAEGP from the coding sequence ATGACCGAGGTGAAGAAGGACGCCCAGCCGGACGCCGTCGACGCGATCACCACGCAGTGGGCCGCGGAGCGACCGGACCTGGACACCGCCCCGATGGCCGTCTTCGGCCGGATCTACCGCATCGCCAAGGCCGTCGGCGACGCCGTGGAGCGCGCGTACAACGGCTACGGCATCAGCCGCGGGGAGTTCGACGTCGTCGCCACTCTGCGCCGCGCCGGGGCCCCGTACACCCTTTCGCCGCGCCAGCTGGCGGCCACGCTGATGCTGACCACCGGCGGGATGACGGGCCGCCTGGACAAGCTGGAGAAGGCCGGCCTGCTCACCCGCAGCCCCGACCCGCACGACCGGCGCGGCCTCCAGGTGACCCTCACCGACCGCGGGTTCGCCCTCGCCGACGAGGCCGTCTCCGCCGGCCTGGCGGTGCACCGCCGGGCCCTGGAGGGCTTCGACGCCGAAGAGGTCGAACAGCTCACCGGGATGCTGCGCAAGCTGCTCGCCGACGTGTCCCGGGGGACCCTGGGGGCCGAGGGACCCTGA
- a CDS encoding 4-alpha-glucanotransferase codes for MTMDDLARLAALYGVATSYQPAEDVTVQVPEATVRTVLGLIGVPVDTPEDVRVKAAAAERERAGRLLPPTLVHWRGEPAPAALAALPAGTRLRVTLEDGAGEADWHPGLPPGVHRLAAGTPDGRTASATLIVAPDRAPAAPDRAHGLLVQLYSLLSERSWGMGDLGDLAELARWAARTHGAGFVQVNPLHAALPGTPTDPSPYRPASRRFPDPVYLRVEDLPEWADCPDRDALAELAGRGGELRREVLEKGALIDRDAVWALKRAALELLYAVPRAPAREAAYRAFRAAQGEELARHAAWCAAVAGEDPKERTDFHCWLVWLTDTQLTGAQRAAREAGMSVGIVHDLAVGVHPDGSDARSGPLHLREMSVGAPPDAFNARGQDWGLPPWRPDVLEARSYAPFRALLRGVFRYAGAVRVDHVMGLFRLWWIPRGTPPAQGTYVSYDGEAMLAVLVLEAHRAGALVVGEDLGTVEPEVRRALARRGILGTSVLWFERDWAGDGAPLPAGAWRSQCLATATTHDLPPTAAKLAGSHVELRDRLGLLTRPLDLERAEDAADTAEWLAVLDRLGLEAKGEEAAVRALYAFLLRTPARLVGVWLPDAVGDRRPQNLPGTWDQYPNWRLPVADAEGRPVTLEALTASPRANALLSAVREGAQTRTAPPGARPV; via the coding sequence ATGACGATGGACGACCTCGCCCGGCTCGCGGCCCTCTACGGCGTCGCCACCTCCTACCAGCCCGCCGAGGACGTCACCGTCCAGGTCCCCGAGGCCACGGTCCGGACCGTGCTGGGCCTGATCGGCGTACCCGTCGACACCCCCGAGGACGTGCGGGTCAAGGCCGCAGCGGCCGAACGGGAGCGGGCCGGGCGGCTGCTCCCGCCGACGCTGGTGCACTGGCGGGGCGAGCCCGCCCCGGCGGCCCTGGCCGCGCTGCCGGCCGGGACCCGGCTGCGGGTGACCCTGGAGGACGGGGCCGGGGAGGCCGACTGGCACCCCGGCCTGCCCCCCGGGGTGCACCGGCTGGCGGCCGGGACGCCGGACGGGCGCACCGCCTCCGCCACCCTGATCGTGGCCCCCGACCGGGCCCCGGCGGCGCCCGACCGCGCCCACGGGCTGCTCGTCCAGCTCTACTCCCTGCTCTCGGAGCGCTCCTGGGGCATGGGCGACCTCGGCGACCTCGCGGAGCTGGCCCGCTGGGCCGCCCGCACCCACGGCGCCGGGTTCGTCCAGGTCAACCCGCTGCACGCGGCCCTCCCCGGGACCCCGACCGACCCGTCCCCCTACCGGCCGGCCTCGCGCCGCTTCCCCGACCCGGTGTACCTGCGCGTCGAGGACCTCCCCGAGTGGGCGGACTGCCCCGACCGGGACGCCCTCGCCGAACTCGCCGGCCGGGGCGGGGAGCTGCGCCGGGAGGTGCTGGAGAAGGGGGCGCTGATCGACCGGGACGCCGTGTGGGCCCTCAAGCGCGCGGCCCTGGAACTGCTGTACGCCGTCCCGCGGGCGCCCGCCCGGGAGGCCGCCTACCGGGCCTTCCGCGCCGCGCAGGGCGAGGAGCTCGCCCGGCACGCCGCCTGGTGCGCGGCCGTCGCGGGGGAGGACCCGAAGGAGCGCACCGACTTCCACTGCTGGCTGGTCTGGCTGACGGACACCCAGCTGACCGGTGCCCAGCGGGCCGCGCGGGAGGCCGGGATGAGCGTGGGCATCGTGCACGACCTGGCCGTCGGGGTGCACCCGGACGGCTCGGACGCCCGCAGCGGCCCCCTGCACCTGCGGGAGATGTCCGTGGGCGCCCCGCCGGACGCCTTCAACGCGCGCGGCCAGGACTGGGGGCTGCCGCCCTGGCGGCCCGACGTCCTGGAGGCCCGGTCGTACGCCCCGTTCCGGGCCCTGCTGCGCGGGGTGTTCCGGTACGCGGGGGCGGTCCGCGTGGACCACGTGATGGGCCTCTTCCGGCTCTGGTGGATCCCGCGGGGCACCCCGCCCGCGCAGGGCACGTACGTCTCCTACGACGGGGAGGCGATGCTGGCCGTACTGGTCCTGGAGGCCCACCGGGCCGGGGCGCTGGTGGTCGGCGAGGACCTCGGGACCGTCGAGCCGGAGGTACGGCGGGCGCTGGCCCGGCGCGGGATCCTCGGCACCTCGGTGCTGTGGTTCGAGCGGGACTGGGCGGGCGACGGCGCACCGCTGCCGGCCGGGGCCTGGCGGTCGCAGTGCCTGGCCACCGCCACCACCCACGACCTGCCGCCCACCGCCGCCAAGCTGGCCGGTTCCCACGTCGAACTGCGCGACCGGCTGGGCCTGCTGACCCGCCCTCTGGACCTGGAGCGGGCCGAGGACGCCGCCGACACCGCCGAGTGGCTGGCGGTACTGGACCGGCTGGGGCTGGAGGCCAAGGGCGAGGAGGCCGCCGTACGGGCCCTGTACGCCTTCCTGCTGCGCACCCCGGCCCGGCTGGTCGGCGTCTGGCTGCCGGACGCGGTGGGGGACCGGCGGCCGCAGAACCTGCCGGGCACCTGGGACCAGTACCCCAACTGGCGGCTGCCGGTCGCCGACGCGGAGGGCCGCCCCGTGACCCTGGAGGCGCTGACCGCCTCACCCCGGGCGAACGCCCTGCTGAGCGCGGTGCGGGAGGGCGCGCAGACCCGTACGGCACCCCCGGGCGCGCGCCCCGTTTAG